DNA from Candidatus Methylomirabilis sp.:
AGTTCCGCCGCTTGCAGTCCGTGCACTCCAGCGTAATGATCTCCCGCATCGCGCCCTACCCCAGGATCTCGCTGATGACCCCCGCCCCCACCGTCTTCCCCCCCTCCCGGATGGCGAACCGGAGCTCCTTCTCCATGGCGATGGGGGTGATGAGCTCCACCGTCATGGTGACGTTGTCCCCCGGCATGAC
Protein-coding regions in this window:
- the tuf gene encoding elongation factor Tu (EF-Tu; promotes GTP-dependent binding of aminoacyl-tRNA to the A-site of ribosomes during protein biosynthesis; when the tRNA anticodon matches the mRNA codon, GTP hydrolysis results; the inactive EF-Tu-GDP leaves the ribosome and release of GDP is promoted by elongation factor Ts; many prokaryotes have two copies of the gene encoding EF-Tu), whose product is VMPGDNVTMTVELITPIAMEKELRFAIREGGKTVGAGVISEILG